One genomic region from Caballeronia sp. M1242 encodes:
- a CDS encoding ATP-binding protein: MERFFAASQDSPLQMLRMLESNLKRERRIFAIAVGLLIFAALCGATATGFFMLTATLKTEEEFAQAAMRGVNVSIFSRYNMLTAGSLLLEVGASAPKAGVPDSPNKPKCEPYPPGVNDTALAEACQAARQMIPEESTPPLLQYTRFDGSASAGFGFFTETDNMVPPPQRLAALAEAAKLYMNTHNIVPLEAARDRRVMWYVAPRSIGFGAPTVVMFMVVAGDGDPYGLVFTRLNLDRALRRAVPESLESQIAIFDNDHQVLAGDDTPDLRFMENQLAKAPPGAFHWLPAHGWGARLDSLALGMGHVVVALPVATELAAKRVQMAILVFVTGALIAMLLAMYRYWNYRFLTRSYEQACRAVEGEILNHLLVQATPVGLCIALQEDLHVIAANQIARSLFDLSETSASLPAGLRDAFHAHGTAPAEDGHDAAIRQLHYTLDKPDAGTLHLKVSYAAAVVNKTNVFFCAIADITEHREVERLLREAKESSDAAAKAKLSFFASMSHEIRTPLSSLVGNLELVALGPLAAEQEARVHAMQASASALLQVVNDVLDFSKMDIGEMRLSEEWGSIRALVVRVMVAHAPLANRQGLRLFVVIERSCPAKLLFDPIRVSQILNNLLGNALKFTYSGKIVVRARWVNDALELSVADSGIGIPASQREKLFQPFMQGDAHRLTQARGTGLGLSICVRLCELMKGRISLDSTEGVGTRIQVWLPLAADHSSDTGDAALLDGKPAILCRASEYREWFENLYDPERSAVTYMNHADPALAEGCEYLIATDEFTEEDIKAAWKDGTRVIRMTQDGPLVPVHWGDGVLEVSIFSLKGFKDAIATIKGRQRVSPHADDALALPAARKAGPTVVIAEDNRLNRGLLRDQLLTLGASVLEAKDGEEALDLLRKHRVDIVLTDMDMPKMSGAELLVAARALDPAMRIYAISASASAQDVERGRARGFTDYLTKPVPLAVLAGVLQTAGVDAAGAAPETAAQAANEAPEDDDLPPRFPPIPAAYMPDLAGQIDEDIVALDDICKEKDARKLRRWAHKLAGGLTVLGPSMLYDQCQELRALLRESESWVEDVDTFTALIRSDLIELRDMLHAALDLHRG, encoded by the coding sequence ATGGAGCGTTTCTTCGCCGCATCGCAGGATTCTCCTCTGCAAATGCTGCGGATGCTCGAAAGCAACCTCAAGCGCGAACGGCGCATTTTCGCTATCGCCGTCGGGCTGCTGATTTTCGCCGCGCTGTGCGGTGCGACGGCCACCGGCTTCTTCATGTTGACGGCGACGTTGAAGACGGAAGAAGAGTTCGCGCAGGCGGCCATGCGCGGCGTGAACGTCAGCATATTCAGCCGTTACAACATGCTCACGGCGGGCAGTCTCTTGCTCGAAGTCGGCGCGTCGGCGCCCAAGGCGGGCGTGCCGGACAGTCCCAACAAGCCGAAATGCGAGCCGTATCCGCCCGGCGTGAATGACACGGCGCTTGCCGAGGCTTGCCAGGCAGCGCGTCAGATGATCCCCGAAGAGAGCACGCCGCCGCTCTTGCAGTACACGAGATTCGACGGTTCCGCCTCGGCCGGCTTCGGATTCTTCACGGAGACCGACAATATGGTTCCTCCGCCTCAGCGACTCGCCGCGCTTGCTGAAGCGGCGAAGCTCTACATGAACACGCACAACATCGTCCCGCTCGAAGCCGCGCGCGACCGGCGCGTCATGTGGTATGTCGCGCCGCGCTCCATAGGTTTCGGCGCGCCGACCGTCGTCATGTTCATGGTGGTGGCGGGAGACGGCGACCCGTACGGGCTCGTGTTCACGCGCCTCAATCTCGACCGCGCGCTGCGCCGCGCGGTGCCGGAATCGCTCGAATCGCAGATCGCGATCTTCGACAACGATCATCAGGTGCTGGCGGGCGACGACACGCCCGATCTCCGGTTCATGGAAAACCAGCTCGCGAAAGCGCCGCCGGGCGCGTTTCACTGGCTGCCCGCTCACGGCTGGGGCGCGCGTCTCGACTCCCTGGCGCTCGGCATGGGGCATGTGGTCGTCGCGCTTCCCGTCGCGACGGAGCTCGCCGCGAAGCGCGTGCAAATGGCGATTCTGGTATTCGTCACCGGCGCGCTCATCGCCATGTTGCTTGCGATGTACCGCTACTGGAATTATCGCTTCCTCACGCGCTCGTACGAGCAGGCGTGCCGTGCGGTGGAGGGAGAGATACTTAACCATCTGCTCGTGCAGGCGACGCCCGTGGGCCTTTGCATCGCGTTGCAGGAAGACCTGCACGTGATCGCCGCGAACCAGATCGCGCGCTCGCTGTTCGATCTCAGCGAGACGTCCGCGAGCCTGCCCGCGGGCCTGCGCGATGCGTTCCACGCCCACGGCACGGCGCCGGCGGAGGACGGACACGACGCAGCCATCCGGCAGCTTCACTACACGCTCGACAAACCGGACGCCGGCACGCTGCATCTGAAGGTGTCGTATGCGGCGGCGGTGGTCAACAAGACCAACGTGTTCTTCTGCGCGATCGCCGACATTACCGAGCACCGCGAAGTCGAACGGCTGCTGCGCGAGGCGAAGGAAAGCAGCGACGCCGCCGCGAAAGCCAAGCTCAGCTTCTTCGCCTCGATGAGCCACGAGATTCGCACGCCGCTGTCCTCGCTCGTCGGCAATCTGGAACTCGTCGCGCTCGGGCCGCTCGCCGCCGAGCAGGAAGCGCGCGTTCACGCCATGCAGGCATCGGCGAGCGCGCTTTTGCAAGTCGTCAATGATGTCCTCGATTTCTCGAAGATGGATATCGGCGAAATGCGGCTTTCGGAGGAATGGGGCTCCATACGCGCGCTCGTCGTGCGCGTGATGGTCGCGCACGCGCCGCTCGCGAACCGTCAGGGCTTGCGCCTGTTCGTCGTGATCGAGCGGTCGTGTCCCGCGAAGCTGTTGTTCGATCCGATTCGCGTGTCGCAGATTCTCAACAACCTGCTCGGCAACGCGCTCAAGTTCACGTATTCAGGGAAGATCGTCGTGCGCGCGCGATGGGTCAACGACGCGCTCGAACTCAGCGTCGCGGATTCGGGCATCGGCATTCCGGCGTCGCAGCGCGAGAAGCTCTTTCAGCCGTTCATGCAGGGCGACGCGCACCGTCTCACGCAGGCGCGCGGAACGGGGCTCGGCTTGTCCATCTGTGTGCGGCTGTGCGAACTCATGAAGGGCCGCATTTCGCTCGACAGCACCGAAGGCGTCGGCACGCGCATTCAGGTGTGGCTGCCGCTCGCCGCCGACCATTCGTCCGACACCGGCGACGCCGCCTTGCTCGACGGCAAGCCCGCCATTCTGTGCCGCGCGAGCGAGTATCGGGAATGGTTCGAGAATCTCTACGACCCGGAGCGCAGTGCCGTCACGTACATGAATCACGCCGACCCTGCGCTCGCGGAAGGCTGCGAGTATCTGATCGCCACCGACGAGTTCACCGAGGAGGACATCAAGGCGGCGTGGAAGGACGGCACGCGCGTGATCCGCATGACGCAGGACGGCCCGCTCGTGCCCGTGCATTGGGGCGACGGCGTGCTCGAAGTGAGCATCTTCAGTCTCAAGGGATTCAAGGACGCGATCGCGACCATCAAGGGACGCCAGCGTGTCTCGCCGCACGCCGACGACGCGCTCGCGCTGCCGGCCGCGCGCAAGGCGGGGCCGACTGTCGTGATCGCCGAAGACAACCGGCTCAATCGCGGGCTGTTGCGCGATCAGTTGCTGACGCTCGGCGCATCCGTGCTGGAGGCGAAGGACGGCGAGGAGGCGCTTGATCTTTTACGCAAGCATCGCGTGGATATCGTGCTGACCGACATGGACATGCCCAAGATGTCAGGCGCCGAACTGCTCGTCGCCGCGCGCGCGCTCGATCCGGCGATGCGTATCTATGCGATCAGCGCGAGCGCGAGCGCGCAGGACGTGGAGCGCGGACGCGCGCGCGGTTTCACCGATTATCTGACCAAGCCGGTCCCGCTCGCGGTGCTGGCGGGCGTGCTGCAAACCGCCGGCGTCGATGCGGCAGGCGCCGCGCCCGAGACCGCAGCGCAGGCCGCGAACGAAGCGCCGGAGGACGACGACCTACCGCCGCGCTTTCCGCCGATTCCCGCCGCGTATATGCCGGACCTCGCCGGGCAGATCGACGAAGACATCGTCGCGCTCGACGACATCTGCAAGGAGAAGGACGCGCGCAAGCTGCGCCGCTGGGCGCATAAGCTCGCGGGCGGGCTGACGGTGCTCGGTCCGTCCATGCTGTACGACCAGTGCCAGGAACTGCGCGCGTTGCTGCGTGAATCGGAAAGCTGGGTGGAAGACGTCGATACCTTCACCGCGCTCATTCGCAGCGACCTGATCGAATTGCGCGACATGCTGCATGCCGCGCTCGATCTGCATCGCGGATAG
- a CDS encoding sensor domain-containing diguanylate cyclase, whose product MSGSSSLLDSLLATPATDDGRITPCIRSSLLFTLLDDIRPLLLAGGSTAFVALVALVRVRAPWTVAWFIADALVLAARVIVVCRYRAARRQRSPEPAPWARRYAPFGLIACGLTGLGAMACVMSGDAMLASLAIMVTAGMLGGIASRNAGVPHLAISQVCAGSVPIGVGALLGPAGYWMLVPPLVVYIGAMSVVVRRHYRNLVALMTAEEEHAELAARFDAALAHMPHGLCTIDAAGAVVIANRKVAQLFGATADMLRIGVALPEFIGYLALAEHGESQRAKLTARCGEWLKDGHAPLELALPDGRQLELSRDPVPDGSAVIIVEDVTARRRAEAKILHWAHHDSLTGLPNRRYLSDHAERLIAGSAHREKVMVMYVDLDGFKHVNDSHGHDAGDELLRRVADRLRNAMRHGELAARLGGDEFAVVATYFADAASIAFARRIVRDLSLPYELDAGVVVTLGVSIGIALAKPGESFERALKRADIALYEAKTEGRGGYRFSKDDALAAREELDALAAPTHRM is encoded by the coding sequence ATGTCAGGTTCCTCGTCCTTGCTCGATTCCCTTTTGGCGACACCGGCAACGGACGACGGGCGCATCACGCCCTGCATTCGCTCCTCGCTCCTCTTCACCCTGCTCGACGACATTCGCCCGCTGCTGCTCGCAGGCGGCTCGACCGCGTTCGTCGCGCTGGTCGCGCTCGTGCGCGTGCGCGCGCCGTGGACCGTCGCGTGGTTCATTGCGGACGCGCTGGTTCTCGCCGCGCGCGTGATTGTCGTGTGCCGCTATCGGGCGGCGCGGCGACAGCGCTCGCCCGAACCGGCGCCGTGGGCGCGGCGCTATGCGCCGTTCGGGCTCATCGCCTGCGGCTTGACCGGCCTGGGCGCGATGGCCTGCGTCATGTCCGGCGACGCCATGCTCGCCTCGCTCGCAATCATGGTGACGGCCGGCATGCTCGGCGGCATTGCGTCGCGCAACGCGGGCGTGCCGCATCTCGCGATCTCGCAGGTTTGCGCGGGCAGCGTGCCGATCGGCGTGGGCGCGCTTCTTGGCCCCGCCGGTTACTGGATGCTCGTGCCGCCGCTCGTCGTCTATATCGGCGCGATGAGCGTCGTCGTGCGCCGCCACTATCGCAATCTCGTTGCGTTGATGACGGCTGAGGAAGAGCACGCGGAACTGGCCGCGCGCTTCGACGCCGCGCTCGCGCACATGCCGCACGGCCTCTGCACGATCGACGCGGCGGGCGCGGTCGTCATCGCGAATCGCAAGGTGGCGCAGCTTTTCGGCGCGACCGCCGACATGCTGCGCATCGGCGTGGCGCTGCCCGAGTTCATCGGCTATCTGGCGCTCGCCGAGCATGGCGAATCGCAGCGCGCGAAGTTGACCGCGCGCTGCGGCGAGTGGCTGAAGGACGGCCACGCCCCGCTCGAACTCGCGCTGCCCGATGGCCGCCAGCTGGAACTGAGCCGCGATCCGGTGCCGGACGGCAGCGCGGTGATCATCGTCGAGGACGTGACCGCGCGCCGCCGCGCGGAAGCGAAGATTTTGCACTGGGCGCATCACGACTCGCTGACCGGCCTGCCGAACCGGCGTTATCTGAGCGACCACGCCGAGCGCCTGATCGCGGGCAGCGCGCACCGCGAGAAGGTCATGGTGATGTACGTCGATCTGGACGGCTTCAAGCACGTCAACGATTCGCACGGTCACGATGCGGGCGACGAACTGCTGCGACGCGTCGCGGACCGTCTGCGCAACGCGATGCGGCATGGCGAACTCGCGGCGCGTCTGGGCGGCGACGAGTTCGCCGTGGTCGCGACCTACTTCGCGGATGCCGCGAGCATCGCGTTCGCGCGGCGCATCGTGCGCGATCTGTCGTTGCCTTATGAACTCGACGCGGGCGTGGTCGTGACGCTGGGCGTGAGCATCGGCATTGCGCTTGCGAAGCCGGGCGAATCGTTCGAGCGCGCGCTCAAGCGGGCCGACATCGCGCTCTACGAAGCGAAGACCGAAGGCCGCGGCGGCTACCGCTTCTCGAAAGACGACGCGCTCGCGGCGCGCGAAGAACTGGACGCGCTCGCCGCGCCCACGCATCGAATGTGA
- the aroQ gene encoding type II 3-dehydroquinate dehydratase: MAKILTLHGVNLNMFGKRDPKQYGTATLAQIDEQLAALGKELGVEVECYQTNIEGEMCSRIHQAFSDNVDAVVINAGAWTHYSYAIRDALAILTVPIIEVHMSNVHAREAFRHVSVFSEVVKGQICGFGVESYLLGLRAAVSAIK; this comes from the coding sequence ATGGCAAAGATCCTGACGCTGCACGGCGTCAACCTCAACATGTTCGGCAAGCGCGATCCGAAGCAGTACGGCACCGCGACGCTCGCGCAGATCGACGAGCAACTGGCCGCGCTCGGCAAGGAACTGGGCGTCGAAGTCGAGTGCTACCAGACCAACATCGAAGGCGAGATGTGCTCGCGCATCCATCAGGCGTTCAGCGATAACGTCGATGCAGTCGTCATCAACGCGGGCGCGTGGACGCATTACAGCTACGCGATCCGCGATGCGCTCGCCATTCTGACCGTGCCCATCATCGAGGTGCATATGTCGAACGTTCACGCGCGGGAAGCGTTCCGGCACGTGTCCGTGTTCTCCGAAGTCGTCAAAGGGCAAATCTGCGGCTTCGGCGTGGAAAGCTATCTGCTCGGCCTGCGCGCGGCGGTATCGGCGATCAAGTGA
- a CDS encoding amino acid permease, translating into MASGNNPAAAQHETLRRGLKSRHIQLIALGGAIGTGLFLGVAQTIKLAGPSVLLGYAIAGMMAFFIMRQLGEMVVDEPVAGSFSHFADKYWGHAAGFVSGWNYWAVYILVSMAELSAVGIYMQYWWPALPPWVSALACFAIVNAINLTSVKSYGELEFWFAIVKVAAIVGMILFGGYLLVSGHAGPQASVANLWRLGGFFPYGASGLVMSMAVIMFSFGGLELVGITAAEAEDPSRSIPRATNQVIYRILIFYIGALGVLLSLYPWDKVATGGSPFVLIFREMNSTLVANVLNVIVLTAALSVYNSGVYANSRMLYGLAQQGNAPRALRHVSARGIPLAALFVSAVVTAACVLINYFIPGRAFELLMGLAVSALIINWAMISIIHLKFRRHKREQGAATTFKSLGYPFTNYLCLAFVAGIVWVMYETPGLRLSVYLIPIWLAVLGIGYYLRTKGAARRPAHPSS; encoded by the coding sequence ATGGCTTCAGGCAACAACCCGGCAGCAGCGCAGCACGAAACACTCAGGCGCGGACTCAAGAGCCGCCACATTCAACTCATTGCGCTCGGCGGCGCCATCGGCACGGGGCTTTTCTTAGGCGTCGCGCAGACCATCAAGCTCGCCGGGCCGTCCGTGCTGCTCGGCTACGCGATCGCCGGGATGATGGCGTTTTTCATCATGCGGCAGTTGGGGGAAATGGTCGTCGACGAGCCCGTGGCCGGCTCGTTCAGCCATTTCGCCGACAAATACTGGGGTCACGCGGCCGGCTTCGTGTCCGGCTGGAACTACTGGGCCGTGTATATCCTCGTGAGCATGGCCGAGCTGTCCGCGGTCGGCATCTATATGCAGTACTGGTGGCCGGCGCTGCCGCCGTGGGTATCGGCGCTCGCGTGCTTCGCGATTGTTAACGCAATCAATCTGACGAGCGTGAAGTCGTACGGCGAGCTCGAATTCTGGTTTGCCATCGTGAAAGTCGCGGCGATCGTCGGCATGATTCTGTTCGGCGGCTATCTGCTCGTGTCGGGTCACGCGGGGCCGCAGGCGAGCGTCGCGAACCTCTGGCGGCTCGGCGGCTTCTTCCCGTACGGCGCGAGCGGTCTCGTGATGTCGATGGCCGTCATCATGTTCTCGTTCGGCGGGCTGGAACTGGTCGGCATCACGGCGGCCGAAGCCGAGGACCCGTCGCGCAGCATTCCTCGCGCGACGAATCAGGTCATCTACCGCATTCTCATTTTCTATATCGGCGCGCTCGGCGTGCTGCTTTCGCTGTATCCGTGGGACAAGGTCGCCACCGGCGGCAGCCCGTTCGTGCTGATTTTCCGCGAGATGAACAGCACGTTGGTCGCGAACGTGCTGAACGTGATCGTGCTGACGGCCGCGCTTTCCGTGTACAACAGCGGCGTCTATGCCAATAGCCGCATGCTCTACGGCCTCGCGCAGCAGGGCAACGCGCCGCGTGCGTTGCGCCACGTGAGCGCGCGCGGCATTCCACTCGCGGCGCTCTTCGTGTCGGCCGTCGTGACGGCGGCGTGCGTGCTGATCAATTACTTCATTCCGGGCCGCGCGTTCGAACTGCTGATGGGGCTCGCGGTATCGGCGCTCATCATCAACTGGGCGATGATCAGCATCATTCATTTGAAGTTCCGCCGCCACAAGCGCGAGCAGGGCGCGGCCACGACCTTCAAGAGTCTCGGTTATCCGTTCACGAACTATCTGTGTCTTGCGTTCGTCGCGGGCATCGTGTGGGTGATGTACGAGACGCCGGGCCTGCGGCTATCCGTCTATCTCATTCCTATCTGGCTGGCGGTTCTCGGAATCGGCTACTATCTCAGAACCAAGGGCGCCGCGCGCCGTCCCGCTCATCCTTCGTCCTGA
- a CDS encoding amino acid aminotransferase, whose product MFEHIDAYPGDPILSLNENFQKDPRTNKVNLSIGIYFDDAGRLPVMQAVREAELSILQELGPKPYLPMAGFAHYRDAVQALVFGTGSTARAEGRIASVQTLGGSGALKVGADFIKRYFPASKVWVSDPTWENHRFIFERAGFEVNTYPYYDEATGGLRFDAMLEAIDALPAKSVVLLHACCHNPTGVDLDEAQWVKIIDVLHKRDLLPFVDMAYQGFGSGLEDDAFAVRELARRGVPAFVANSFSKNFSLYGERCGGLHVICDDAAEADRVLGQLTSAVRANYSNPPTHGAKIVTKVLTTPELAQSWKDELAAMCGRIARMRRAIHDGLREHVHGEALSRYVKQRGMFTYTGLEAPQVDRLREEFGVYILRSGRMCVAGLNESNVQIVVDAIGKVLAK is encoded by the coding sequence ATGTTCGAACATATCGATGCCTACCCCGGCGACCCGATCCTCTCGCTGAACGAAAACTTTCAGAAGGACCCGCGCACGAACAAGGTCAATCTGAGCATCGGCATCTATTTCGACGACGCCGGCCGCTTGCCCGTCATGCAGGCGGTGCGCGAAGCCGAACTCTCGATTCTCCAAGAGCTCGGCCCGAAGCCGTATCTGCCGATGGCCGGTTTCGCGCATTATCGCGATGCCGTGCAGGCGCTCGTATTCGGCACGGGCAGCACGGCGCGCGCCGAAGGCCGCATCGCGAGCGTGCAGACGCTCGGCGGCTCGGGCGCGCTGAAGGTGGGCGCGGACTTCATCAAGCGATACTTTCCGGCGTCGAAGGTATGGGTGAGCGATCCGACGTGGGAGAACCATCGCTTCATCTTCGAGCGCGCGGGCTTCGAAGTGAACACGTATCCGTACTACGACGAAGCCACCGGCGGCCTGCGCTTCGACGCGATGCTCGAAGCCATCGACGCGTTGCCGGCAAAGAGCGTCGTGCTGCTGCATGCGTGCTGCCACAATCCGACCGGCGTGGACCTCGACGAAGCGCAGTGGGTCAAGATCATCGACGTGCTGCATAAGCGCGACCTGCTGCCGTTCGTCGACATGGCGTATCAGGGTTTCGGCTCGGGGCTCGAAGACGACGCGTTCGCCGTGCGCGAGCTTGCGCGCCGTGGCGTGCCCGCGTTCGTCGCGAATTCGTTTTCGAAGAACTTCTCGCTCTATGGCGAGCGTTGCGGCGGCCTGCATGTGATCTGCGACGATGCCGCCGAAGCCGACCGCGTGCTCGGCCAACTGACGAGCGCGGTGCGCGCCAATTACAGCAATCCGCCGACGCACGGCGCGAAGATCGTGACCAAGGTGCTGACGACGCCGGAACTCGCACAGTCGTGGAAAGATGAACTCGCGGCGATGTGCGGACGCATCGCACGCATGCGCCGCGCGATTCACGATGGCCTGCGCGAGCATGTGCATGGCGAGGCGTTGTCGCGTTACGTCAAACAGCGCGGCATGTTCACCTACACGGGTCTCGAAGCGCCGCAAGTGGACCGTCTGCGCGAGGAATTCGGCGTGTATATCCTGCGTTCGGGGCGCATGTGCGTCGCGGGGCTGAACGAGAGCAACGTGCAGATCGTCGTCGACGCCATCGGCAAGGTGCTGGCGAAGTAA